Sequence from the Esox lucius isolate fEsoLuc1 chromosome 6, fEsoLuc1.pri, whole genome shotgun sequence genome:
TTCATCCGAAGAAGTGGAACTTTGGGGGGGAAACAAAGATAGCTTTGCCACTAAAAggtgtttttatatttgtcatTGCTGTGAATTGCCTTCCCTACTATGTAAATTGCACCTTTGTTCCCAATTCATAAATAAGAAGTGCAGTTTCCCTACAACCTCAATACACACGTGTACAAAATATGAAATCCTAAATCCAAGGAATATTTGAGAGTATTTGTCAAAATACACTGCACatattaaatatttcaattaCTCTCACTTCcacaaatgcaatgtttttacatACTCACAGTAGATGTAAAACCTACATATATTGTAAACTAATCTCAAGCTATATTCATCATGCATACACATATTTATATGGAATCACAATTTGATACATTGTGGTAATTGCAGTATATGTTGGCAAATATCAAATATAGGAATTTTCAAGTTCTACGGATCTGATTGGACTTCATATTTTGACATGAAAGTCCTAAAGTCAACAACCTGAACATTCATCTGAATACTGTAGTAGAAGAAAACTAAATCACCTAAGCATTCATGCTGAAAGGAAACTTGGTTTATCACTCAACGCTAGCAGtctaaagaagaaaaaaaaagaaagaaaagaaaaaaaaaatggaaaacaaagatGCACAAATCAAAGACCAACACAGAAATAAAGCTGTGtcgcttgttttttttattttagaactaTGTTGGCATGGAGATCTTTGAACACATACCGAAGTTGGGGAGAAAATGGAACCCCTGCCAGTTTAAGGATTCACTTTTACAAATGATGCCTGGATTTATTCAATCTTCTCTACTTACTTTTTCTCTCGTTAAGTACTTCATTGTTTTGATCAACGGTTGGTTTTGAAGCATCATAGATCACTCGGATGAACTGAAAAGATCAAAGTCAAAGGAAACAAGGAAATGGCTTAACTTGACAGGAGAAGCGTTTTCTCATCAAATTGTTTTCTGACGCGTGGTAAGGGCTGGTACCCTGACTGATATACTACGCAGATGGCACAGAGTACTTCACAGCTGGCGAGATCCTAGCGACCCGTCTGCCTTAACCCGGGTAGCTAACAACGACCAAAAGGGAATGTCAAAGTAAATCtaaatattcctttgcatgggCAGCAGACATGGTCAGTGCAATCTaggagaaacaaaaaataattaaaataaaaaaaaaaaacatacacatggGTGAACTAATTCCTAACCGCATCCCAATATACAATTTGCCGATATCATATAACCATAACTTATCATCACACACTTTATATACTCAGAGTAATGCCAATTCCAGTCCCGAACCAGATACCCCGACCGTCCCTGCCCATGAATCTCAGTTTTGTCAGCTCCGCACGGGGTGGCGAGGGGCGGCGGCTGAGAGCTAACCCCCGACAAACCCTCACTCAGAGTCGGACTCAAGCGGCGCCGTCTCGTCGATGCTCATCCGCAGACGCTGGTGGGCCCGCACCTCCTCCTCGGCGTGCTGCCGCTTGTGCCTGGAGTAGCTGGACGAGTGCACAAATGTCTTGCTGCACGTGGTGCATTCGTACCTCCCCCCCGTCGAGTGGGACCTCTCGTGGTGGTGGAGATTGGACAGCCGGGTGAAGGTCTTTTTACAGTAAGAGCAGCTGAACTTGTTCTCCCCCTTGTGCATTTGCTGGTGCCTGGCGAGGCTCTGCGCCTGGCTGAAGCGCTTGTCGCACTGGTCGCACGCGTACTGGCCCTCGTCCTCCTCCGAGACGGACGCCTGGCGCTGGCGCTTTGCCGCTCGTGAGCGCTTGTTCTTCTTGCAGAGGGTGTAGAAGTTGGGTTTGTCCCGGGAGCACAGCTTGAGGCGTATCTTCAGGTCGGAGGACTTGGCCAGACTGCCTTTGCCCTGGGCATAGTTATTCAGAAGATCCTTGACGTGGGACACCTGATGTTTCGAGAGGCCAATGGAGTTCTTGAAGGTCATATCGCACTGTGTGCATGCGTAGAACTTCTCCCCGGCGAGGTTCTTCTCCATAGGGGACTTCTTCTCCGTAGTGAACTTCTTCTCGGCGGTGTGCTTCTTCTCACGAGTCTGCTTTTTCTTCTTCCGGCTGCTGGGCTGGCGGCGGACATAGCTGATGGCGGGAGCTGGAGCGCCAGAGGGAATGCCCTTCCCCTTTTTATGGATGAGCCTATGACGCGACAAGCTGGAGCTGTGGTTGAAATCCTTCCCGCAGATGTTGCACGGGTAAACCCTCATGCCTCGGTGGGTTCTCAGGTGAGTTCCCAGAGCTCTTCTGCTTTTGAAGCGCATTGCACACTGGGTGCACTTGTACTTGTTTCCCTCGGCGCACGCTGTATCCGTTTTCTTGTTCGGGGGCGGCGGTGCCTTTCCCGTGTGCAGTTGCTGGTGTCTTGAGAGGCTTGAGGAATGACTGTAACACTTCCCGCAGTAGTTGCAGTGGTAGCTTCCACCCGGTGAGCTGTATTCCCCTTTCTCTGAGCCTGAATCAGAGCCATCTCCAACAGGGACCAGCTGGCTACTCCCTGGCTCAGTGTGGTCATCCTCGTCAGAGTCGTCCGCCTTCACTATGACACTCTGCTCGGCTATGTCACAGCCGGGGAACTCTTCCTCATACTGGGCAAAAAAGGGCTCATCCGGCTCTTCCTTTACCTGATCCAGACTTAGGCCAGACCCCTCGTCCGCTTCCTTTTTCACACAGGATATTGTGAACTTCGACCCGACCTCTGCCCACTTGACGACATACTCTATGGGCTGGGTGTCCAGTTCGACGGTGATGAAGTCTGCTCCAAGCGCGTCTGGTTCAGACGAATTTAGATCTGCCTCTGAGTCTTCCATTGGAGCAGCGTCGATCTGTGTGCGACTTCTGAGCTTGTTGTTAATAAATGGTCAACAATACTGATAACTGATTATGCCACTcctaaaacagagagaaagaaaaaaactgctGTCATCTGAgaaatacattcaaaacaaaccaTGTTTAATTAACATCCCATAGAATATAATTTAGAAGCACATTTTCAATACCACAGGTAAAAATATTGGCATACTTGTGCTTTTCACTATCGAAACGTAGAGAAAACGTGGGCACATTAACCAAGCGGAAGTGTTTTACATACGTTAGACtgggaaaatgaaacaaaaaacaacattaattcaGTGGCTGTGGTACTACGTTAAACGTTCGTATGAGCTttagaaaaataagaaatcatTTATAATGAGAAGATGTAAGCAAATACACTACATTTGAGGACAACATACGacaaaagtattattatttgaTGGAAAATTACCAGACAAAGCAGCAACAATAAACAGGAAATACAGTAGGGACTAGGACGAGCACAATGCATTATGGGAGGGGATTAAATGGCCTGTTACTAAAAAGGCCGCCTTGCTACAAAGATAGAGGAAGATGTATGAAAAAGATTGCTTTCTTGTGCGTAAAACACTGACGAATCCCAAAATGACAAAGCAATATTGTCACATGGCAGAAAACAAATACGATTACAATGTaggatttattaataatgtatgATAACACGAGAAGTCTCTGCCTCAGACCACAAGTCATAACTGCGTGAATTCATTCTACCCGCCATACAAATAGCGAATATCGTTAGCGTCGAGCATATACCATGGAATATGTTTTTTTCGTATCAGCTAATGCAttattcaatagatttttctaGATGATCTGTATCGGCCTAGCAGCACTGCAATTTACCGATCATATAAAGCTTAATACATTAAACTATAAACGGCGTCTACAGTCACTATTCGTGTAGATCATCTTGGCGGGTTGACAGGGTCAAGTCCAGCATCGATGACACATGCAGCTTGAGGAGAGGGCATAAAAAAACGATAGCCAAGGCTTGAGGGCTAAGACTGGCTTGGTACGATTTTCTCAACAAATTCTCTGTCATCAGAAGTCATCCGGTTGCGAGATgggtattttattttacagtaattCACACAAAGCCCAGTCTCGAAGCATTTGCCCGAGTATATCACCGGCATAATGCTCAATAGACAAGGCAAGCTGTCTATATTTGGCATAACCAGGACGTTATTGTATCTTCGGTATTATGATTACAAGGCAGGCTATGTGGCAGAATTTGACGCATGAACAATGATTCTAAATCAAACGATGGTGCGAGGTTAATGTCTCGAGATGGGTATTTACCGGGCTTTTATCCTTTAGATTCGTTGTCTTGACCCTCGACGAAATTGAGTCGATTCTGCCGCACCTCTGTCAGATCAAAACCAGCGTCCTCACGAATTATAAATCCTTGGCAATGGCTGCGTATGGTCACTGGTTTCCAATATTGTGGATTGTCTTAACGTCCTGAAGCACAAGGTGTGCCAAGCTGGCCATATGCATTTCTATCTACGATCTTAACCGCTCCTGCGCAGCTCGCTTTGTATCTCGAGTTTCATTGGGCACTTGCCCAGAGAGGATCGACATCATTGGACAGGACGGACATGACAGCACGCACAACGTGTCGTGAAAACTGTAGTAAAGATTAACTGACGAACACGTTATTAAAGCAGTCAAGTTATTCGTCTTTAATATTACTAGCCCTGCGAGAACATACATTTAGCATAATGTTACATCCAAGAATAATATGATCCACCTTTTAAAAGATATCTTACAAACCTTATTAATTGTCGATCCGAACAAAGACATGCCCCCATCTTTTCTTTGCTTTACGGCTTTTTGAGGGACAAATATAGTTGTCATATGGTAGTGGTGGATGTCAACAACAACTCTGCTAGCCACCACATAGCTTTCTACGCTGTAAATACATGTTGTTACTATTAGCTATCTAATACTGCTATTCGGTCTGTGATGGAGTTGAGAAACTAGCTCGTATTTCACCCTGATGTAGCTAACTAATGATTGCAAAACAAGTAAGTGTTGAATAATTAACTATCCACCATACTAGCTAGCTAAGATAATCAACTCAAAGCAATAGGTAGCTAGTGCTTACTGCTTCTTCAACTTAGCATTGCTAGCAAGTTAACAAACAAGCTGTTTAAATACTGTCAAAAAGAGAGTACCTGTATAGGATACTAATAAATTCGAAGCTAATAATTCCTTAAGTGTAATTCCTAGCAAGGAAAGAAGAATCAGGtaggaatcatggacgatacctCACCAAGAACATCATCTGGTGGATCTAGTAAGGGTGGTTTTAACATATTTGGTGGAGCGTCGTCCGAATATTCGAACAAAGAACTTGCTGGTGTTCCATGTAAGTTGTAAGAGGCTCAACCTGAAATCGAAACATTTTGCAGTTATGGCAAAGCGTAGCACCTTTAATATTGTCTGTATTTTACTCTCATTACACAGTGACTGGTATGAGCCCCCTCTCACCATATCTCAATGTGGATCCAAGATACCTTACACATGTGAGTTCTAAGTCTTACTGATAGTCCTCAAGTTGGCAATCTGCTACATCAATGACCGGTATCTCTAATTACATGAATGACATCTAATATTCCCATAGGACTCTGACGATTTCATTCTACCAACTGGTGCCAACAAAACCAGAGGCAGATTTGAACTGGCTTTCTTCACCATTGGAGGTTGTTGTATTACAGGTGAAACCTTGTTTTCTGCCTGAGAATTGCTCTTGAGCCTTTATGAAATGTCAAAACCAATTGTGtgagttattgtttgttttgcttCTCAGGTGCAGTGTTTGGAGCACTCAATGGTCTTCGCATGGGACTGTCAGAAACCAAGGATATGGCTTGGTCTAAACCACGCAATGTACAGTGAGTTACCAATGCAACTCCCCAGCTTTGCAGAAACGTCAAGTATTTTGTATGCTATGATTATGTTGAACCCACAGGAAAAgcattatttataaagcacatttcttATATGGGATGCATTTGAAAGTGCTTGAATAAATGTAATAGTAAGGTGAGTAAAGATGagtgttttcatttgaggatttgtttttattgtatttttatattttttctctttgtaaagcacattgcattggttctatgtatgaattgtgctatataaataaacttgcttgctagaCATTGAAATTGTAAAAATTTGTAATTAAAACAATCAAATAGTGGCGCTGTGAGAGCAATGCAATTAAAAAGCAAGTATGTACAGAAGAACTGTAAGTGAATCAAGGCAAAAGGGTGCATCTGACAGCATATACGATATCTGACCTACATATTTATTATACTTAACTATTGATTCTTAAAGAATGTAACTCATAAATTCCTCATCAGCTAGTTTAACTTTTGTACCCAGTTACAACCCAAAATAtcagtacagttgtgctcaaatgtttgcatagcattggagaattggtaatatatgtaccatttgtaaagaaaacatgattgagcaggcaaaacatattttatttcttatgggagtcacattcaactgtaggtcataacaaaacggcacaatcataaaacaaaacatggcaacaaagaacaaaatgaatggacccctggtcaaaagtctgcatacccttagttcttaatactgtgtattgtcccctttagcatcaatgacagtgtgcagtcttttgtaatagttgtctatgaggccctgaattcctgcaggtggtattgctgcccattcgtttggcaaaatgcctccaggttatgcaaagtctttggtcgtcttgcatgaaccgcacatttgagatctccccagagtggcatgatgatattaaggtcaggagactgtaatggccactccagaaccttcagcttTTTCTACTGTAACCTCTGGAGGGTCATcttgaccttgtgcttagggtcattgttgtgttggaaagtccaagagcatgcgcagctttcgtgcagaagaatgcaaattgtcagtattttctgataacatactgcattcatcttgccatcgtttttcacaagattcccagtgcctttagagctcatacacacccaaaacatcagtgagccacaatcatgcttcacagtggggatggtattcttttcactataggcatgttgacccctctccaaacatagcgcttatggttgtgaccataaagctctattttggtctcgtcactccaaataacAGTGtaccagaggctgtgaggcgtgtcaaggtgttgtcgggcatattgtaaccaggcttttttgtggcatttgcACAGTAAAGtgttctttctggcaactcgaccatgcagcaaatttttatTGAGTGAGCCACCTAAGAAATTAGAGCCATTTTCACCCACTGTATTGGACAGTCACCCCCATATCTAGACAGACAGATGACTTAAGGTTTGACATCACCTTCTTAAGTATATCTTTATCAAAGAAGTCAATCGTGATGGGGGAGAGATTAACGGTATATACTCAGATCTGTCTTCTGTCCAACCAGATCCCTCACCTAATTAATGATAACTCCTAATTGAAATATGGTGCAAACCTTTAACTTCTTAAGGTTGAACGTTTATCACAGGAGAGCAGAAATTAGTGTCAGTGGTTTAAGAAATTCTGTGTGGAAATTAATTAGTTCTTCAATAATATAGTATTTCCCTTTATATATAGCAATATGCTGTCACAAATATTGCTATATATTGATGTGGCAAATTATTTGTATTGAACacacatgaaaatacatttcccatATTACCCTAGTACCCACAAACTCAACTTCAGACCTCGAAGCCAgttctatttaatttttttaattgtctaatcagggacttatttaggaAAGGGACTCCAGGTGGGTGGAGTTAATGATGGAGTGGAACAGAAAGACAGCAAGCTTCGGACCTCGTAAGGTAGGAGTAGAGTTCCCTTGCTCTAGTGGGTgggtgttttaaaaatgttctgaGAATATAAAATAGAATTCCAGCAGCTTCTTCCAAGCCTTTTATATTGTTTCTCCTGTGTTGAATGGATTCCTCATTCCTCCAAAGAGGATTCCATTTTGATTTGATCATCACAGGAGGATGGTGGAAAAGGCATGTGGAATATTGTTTATATAGTGGTTAAAATGTTCACCACATTTATAGTGAGACCGAGAACAGTCTAACATATCAAGTTCGTCAGTGTAGTGGAAAGAAAAGTGGTCTTAAAAAGCTGTGTCAACAATAGAGGATATTTCGATGTTCTGTACACTTGTGTATTTACTAGGTCCAGAGTATAGTCAAGCCTGGCAAGTTAGTTCGTTCATTCAATTCAATATCACTAAATAAAGTGGAGTTGAAGTGTATTTGCCACAAACACTTTTTGGAATTGAATGATTCATTTTGGTATCGACCACCAGAGGGCAGTTTGCATCATATGGCAGGTTGATCCTGTTGACATCATGGACTTGCCATGCATTGCATTATGGTGGAGGTGGTACGAGGATTTTAATGTTTCCAGTCTaaagatatttaaatgtttctgtataAGTGGTGATGTTAGGTTTTGGCCAGATTCAGTGTTCTTACAGGTTGCTTGTGTGGTTTGAAATCTGTACTGTTACAGTAATGAGTGAAAGGATAATGCTTGAAGGGTTGTTCATAGCTTGGCCTTTTGGACCCTGTTTATAATATGATCTGCGCACTTTATATCAGAACACTGCTAGACTGAGTGTGGAAAAGCATTGAATTATACTACTATCAAATTAggtaaatcacacacacacattaaacaaattCACCTTCAAGAGAATCTTTCATAATAACAGAAACATGAAAACTGGGTGAAGTTGGCCTACaccctgaaaaagaaaatattattggGGCATCCTTTTGGGGGTTCTTCGTTGACATTTTCAAAGggttcttaaaataactcaTATGGCTTCTCCCGCAGTTTCAGTTAGAACAACCCCTAAAATATCCTCCCAGAACCTTCTTGTTTTTAGTGTGCATGGTTGGGTTGCGTCAGTTGCTTTCAAAACAATTTTGTCAGgctgaccttcttccattgaaTGACGTGTAGCTCAAACACACCTGTGTTGACACACCTGACCTGACTTTTGGGTCTCTAACACAGCTGGGGATGTCAAGGACGCAATCAAAGGGCCATGAAATCAGCTGAGTCCCCGTCTGGGGAAGATGAGGGCAAAGTCAGAATCAGACACAGGTACATGGTGTTCTCTGAGTAATGCTGGCTCCAGTGGGAATACTGGTTGGACCGGGGTCATTCCTTTTCTACAGAGCGCTGTTAGCAGACGCCACTGAAAATCCCACTGTCGGTCTGTTGACACACGGCCTGATACTCAGCTGTAGGATTTCCCTATAGACTAAAACAAGTCTTCAGTGTGACACTTTACTCCTAACCGGTGTTGATCCTTGTTGAACATTGGAGTTAAAACCGGTGTGTTTAATAGATGTAATGAGATCACATGCCTTCCGTTTTAGGGTCCTGAATCTAATAACACGACAAGGTGCAACATGGGCCAACACGCTTGGCTCCTTGGGTGAGTGTTCCTCCAGTGCCCCTCTCTAGAGTTAATGTGCCGCTAATTCACTAGAACTGCgttcagtgtgtttttatgttgtgcTGTGTAAAACCAACACGTCTCTTCGACGTGTGTTGAGTTAGGACTCAAGTCTGCTCTATTCAGTGCGTTTCGACAGCGTTTGCTTGCGTGTCCTCAGCTCTGTtgtaca
This genomic interval carries:
- the timm23b gene encoding mitochondrial import inner membrane translocase subunit Tim23 isoform X2, whose product is MDDTSPRTSSGGSSKGGFNIFGGASSEYSNKELAGVPLTGMSPLSPYLNVDPRYLTHDSDDFILPTGANKTRGRFELAFFTIGGCCITGAVFGALNGLRMGLSETKDMAWSKPRNVQVLNLITRQGATWANTLGSLALLYSVFGVAVEKARGAEDDINTVAAGTLTGMLYKSTGGVRGAARGGLAGLALSGIYALYNNWDHLKGAPPSRY
- the LOC105025498 gene encoding zinc finger protein 135 is translated as MEDSEADLNSSEPDALGADFITVELDTQPIEYVVKWAEVGSKFTISCVKKEADEGSGLSLDQVKEEPDEPFFAQYEEEFPGCDIAEQSVIVKADDSDEDDHTEPGSSQLVPVGDGSDSGSEKGEYSSPGGSYHCNYCGKCYSHSSSLSRHQQLHTGKAPPPPNKKTDTACAEGNKYKCTQCAMRFKSRRALGTHLRTHRGMRVYPCNICGKDFNHSSSLSRHRLIHKKGKGIPSGAPAPAISYVRRQPSSRKKKKQTREKKHTAEKKFTTEKKSPMEKNLAGEKFYACTQCDMTFKNSIGLSKHQVSHVKDLLNNYAQGKGSLAKSSDLKIRLKLCSRDKPNFYTLCKKNKRSRAAKRQRQASVSEEDEGQYACDQCDKRFSQAQSLARHQQMHKGENKFSCSYCKKTFTRLSNLHHHERSHSTGGRYECTTCSKTFVHSSSYSRHKRQHAEEEVRAHQRLRMSIDETAPLESDSE
- the timm23b gene encoding mitochondrial import inner membrane translocase subunit Tim23 isoform X1, producing MIAKQQGKKNQVGIMDDTSPRTSSGGSSKGGFNIFGGASSEYSNKELAGVPLTGMSPLSPYLNVDPRYLTHDSDDFILPTGANKTRGRFELAFFTIGGCCITGAVFGALNGLRMGLSETKDMAWSKPRNVQVLNLITRQGATWANTLGSLALLYSVFGVAVEKARGAEDDINTVAAGTLTGMLYKSTGGVRGAARGGLAGLALSGIYALYNNWDHLKGAPPSRY